A single window of Candidatus Flexicrinis affinis DNA harbors:
- a CDS encoding type IIA DNA topoisomerase subunit B, translating to MTATKERKTAGTQVAAYTESNIQALSQLEHVRKRPGMYVGGTDIRALHHLVYEVVDNAIDEALAGRCDTIVVTLHDDNYVSVSDNGVGIPVGLHEKEKISTLELVMTRIGAGGKFDSSAYKVSGGLHGVGVSAVNALSAHLTSEVRRDGFLWRQEYRQGIPVTPVEKIRPLDDDESTGTTQIFQADYTVMDQNEYSFSTLAARFREMAFVTRKVTMTLRDERVKPIAREITFYFEGGLASFVRYLNRNRDALHDPVYADRDVDYTNEHGTYTVGVEVAFQYTDASTETEIAFANTINTPDGGSHLTGLRSAITSVINRYARKNGYIKEKDANFSGSDTLEGLTAIVSIKHPDPQFESQTKVKLLNPEVQGAVSQVVSEALADFLELNPREARKIVDKCMTSKRAREAAKKARDLVRSGPSLLESSTLPGKLADCSAHGDGAEVYIVEGDSAGGTAKQGRDRHFQAVLPLRGKILNTERARLDKMLDNNEIKALISALGTGISDDFTLERLRYSRVIIMTDADVDGSHIRTLLLTFFFRHMRPLVESGHLYIAQPPIYRIKSGKDFEYIYNEAGLHEQELLAKALKRFKNPERVQVQRYKGLGEMNADQLWETTMNPEARTLLQVTIEDAAEADRVFDMLMGSAVPPRRRFIQTHAKRVRNLDV from the coding sequence ATGACAGCCACCAAAGAGCGTAAGACCGCGGGGACCCAAGTCGCCGCGTACACCGAGTCCAACATTCAGGCACTTAGCCAGTTGGAACATGTGCGCAAGCGCCCCGGCATGTACGTGGGCGGGACGGACATCCGCGCGCTGCATCACCTCGTGTATGAAGTCGTCGACAACGCGATCGACGAAGCACTCGCCGGTCGGTGTGACACCATTGTTGTAACGCTGCACGACGACAACTATGTATCGGTCTCCGACAATGGCGTCGGTATTCCGGTGGGCTTGCACGAAAAAGAGAAGATCTCGACGCTGGAACTCGTCATGACGCGTATCGGCGCAGGCGGCAAGTTCGACAGCAGCGCCTATAAGGTCTCGGGTGGTCTACACGGTGTGGGCGTCTCGGCGGTGAATGCGCTGTCCGCGCACTTGACTTCGGAAGTGCGGCGCGATGGATTTCTGTGGCGTCAGGAGTACCGGCAGGGTATTCCTGTCACGCCGGTTGAGAAGATTCGCCCATTAGACGATGACGAGTCGACCGGTACCACTCAGATATTCCAAGCGGACTACACGGTGATGGACCAGAACGAGTACAGCTTCTCGACACTGGCCGCGCGGTTCCGCGAAATGGCATTCGTGACTCGCAAGGTCACGATGACCCTTCGCGACGAGCGCGTGAAGCCGATCGCGCGCGAGATCACGTTCTACTTCGAAGGCGGCCTCGCTTCGTTTGTGCGCTACCTCAATCGCAACCGTGACGCGCTGCACGACCCGGTCTATGCGGATCGCGATGTGGATTACACGAACGAACACGGCACATATACCGTGGGTGTCGAAGTTGCGTTCCAGTACACAGACGCTTCGACGGAAACCGAGATCGCGTTCGCCAATACCATCAATACACCGGACGGCGGGTCACATCTGACGGGTCTTCGCTCGGCGATTACCAGCGTCATCAACCGGTACGCGCGCAAGAACGGCTACATCAAGGAGAAGGACGCCAACTTCAGCGGCAGTGACACGCTCGAGGGGCTTACCGCGATCGTGAGCATCAAGCATCCCGATCCGCAGTTTGAGAGCCAGACTAAGGTGAAGCTGTTGAACCCGGAGGTTCAGGGCGCGGTCTCTCAGGTCGTCAGCGAAGCCCTGGCCGACTTCCTTGAGCTGAACCCGCGTGAAGCACGCAAGATCGTCGACAAGTGCATGACGAGCAAGCGTGCACGCGAGGCGGCGAAGAAGGCGCGCGACCTGGTGCGCAGCGGGCCCAGCCTACTGGAGAGTTCGACCCTTCCGGGCAAGCTCGCCGACTGCTCGGCACACGGCGATGGCGCCGAGGTCTACATCGTCGAGGGCGACAGCGCAGGCGGCACGGCCAAGCAGGGGCGCGACCGGCATTTCCAAGCGGTTCTCCCTCTGCGCGGGAAGATCCTAAACACCGAGCGTGCACGCCTCGACAAAATGCTCGACAACAACGAGATCAAGGCGCTGATTTCTGCGCTTGGGACGGGTATCAGCGACGACTTTACCCTTGAACGCCTGCGCTACAGCCGTGTCATTATCATGACTGACGCGGATGTGGACGGGAGCCATATCCGTACGCTCCTGCTGACGTTCTTCTTCCGTCACATGCGCCCACTAGTCGAGTCGGGACATTTATACATCGCGCAGCCACCGATCTACCGGATCAAGAGCGGTAAGGATTTCGAGTACATCTACAACGAAGCTGGTCTGCACGAACAGGAACTGCTCGCCAAGGCGCTCAAGCGCTTCAAGAACCCCGAGCGGGTGCAAGTGCAGCGCTATAAGGGTCTGGGCGAAATGAATGCCGACCAGTTGTGGGAAACGACCATGAACCCCGAAGCCCGGACGCTGCTGCAGGTGACGATCGAAGATGCCGCGGAGGCCGATCGAGTGTTCGACATGCTCATGGGCAGCGCTGTCCCGCCTCGCCGCCGTTTTATCCAGACCCACGCCAAGCGCGTACGCAATTTGGACGTCTAG
- a CDS encoding zinc ribbon domain-containing protein — MQTAGKLLLGFSLIAAIAGGLYLASEVSRTQSFDAMFPLAFVLFGVVTAATAGGIYLFARGEQRDAAHVSETSLQRKLVDALGLAENATFAKLAEELHVPVGEVGAQIRELTAIDVLPAAINWETGIVYPKPGGYLQETAACLHCGQPLPDGEIPHVCPVCRTEHYDV, encoded by the coding sequence ATGCAGACCGCCGGAAAACTGCTTCTAGGATTCTCGTTGATCGCCGCTATTGCCGGTGGATTGTACCTTGCGTCCGAGGTGTCGCGGACACAATCGTTCGACGCCATGTTCCCGCTCGCCTTTGTGCTATTTGGGGTCGTCACCGCTGCGACGGCGGGTGGAATATACCTGTTTGCGCGCGGCGAACAGCGCGACGCGGCGCATGTCTCGGAGACGTCGCTACAGCGTAAGCTCGTGGATGCACTAGGGTTGGCCGAAAACGCAACATTCGCCAAGCTGGCGGAGGAACTGCACGTTCCGGTTGGTGAGGTCGGCGCGCAGATTCGCGAGTTAACTGCTATCGATGTCCTGCCGGCGGCGATCAACTGGGAGACGGGTATCGTCTACCCCAAGCCGGGGGGATATCTGCAGGAGACGGCGGCTTGCCTACATTGCGGACAGCCGCTGCCCGACGGGGAGATACCGCATGTGTGCCCGGTGTGCCGTACCGAACACTACGACGTATAA
- a CDS encoding SPFH domain-containing protein: MPRIIDVVDHTNVADEELVFRVPQQGSGDLRFGSQLIVGESQAAIFVRAGQALDAFGPGRHVLSVANLPILSGLIGLATSGRTPFTADVYFVNLKDMPQVGWGTSKPIYIEVKTGLGIMLLRTHGVMEIRVNEPMRFLKQYGIGKAITTMRDIKDRLQTILLGEINSILLKSGVESLIDANRVLEEIEGAALVNLNEKFDQVGIEIKAFEANPFDTVNVPVEDLRDLVPLEVWLNVLERSKRLDIGMEAARNPGVGGALAGAGVGLGVGQGLAGSLNPQAGNSELSALQQQMAQQQMMMQQMMMQMMQNQQGGKPAEAAPEPEATNPTTREEIQALIDQLEARLASGEISEAVFTRLVAKWEERLKQL, encoded by the coding sequence ATGCCGCGAATTATCGATGTTGTCGATCATACCAACGTCGCTGACGAGGAGCTTGTATTTCGCGTTCCTCAGCAAGGCAGCGGCGACCTGCGCTTTGGGTCGCAGCTGATTGTCGGCGAAAGCCAGGCGGCGATCTTTGTGCGCGCCGGGCAGGCTCTGGACGCGTTTGGCCCCGGGCGTCACGTTCTTAGCGTTGCGAACCTGCCGATCCTTTCCGGTTTGATCGGGCTGGCGACCAGCGGGCGCACGCCGTTCACCGCGGACGTCTACTTCGTCAACCTTAAGGATATGCCGCAGGTCGGCTGGGGTACCTCGAAGCCGATTTATATTGAGGTCAAGACCGGTCTTGGCATCATGCTGCTGCGCACGCACGGCGTGATGGAGATTCGCGTAAACGAGCCGATGCGTTTCCTCAAGCAGTACGGCATCGGCAAAGCGATCACCACGATGCGCGATATCAAGGATCGCCTGCAGACGATTCTTCTGGGCGAGATCAATTCGATACTGCTCAAGTCGGGCGTAGAATCGCTGATCGACGCTAACCGCGTGCTGGAGGAGATCGAAGGCGCGGCGCTGGTCAATCTGAACGAGAAGTTCGATCAGGTCGGCATCGAGATCAAGGCGTTTGAGGCGAACCCGTTCGACACCGTCAACGTGCCGGTCGAAGATCTACGCGACCTTGTGCCGCTCGAGGTATGGCTGAACGTGCTCGAACGCAGCAAGCGGCTGGACATCGGCATGGAGGCGGCGCGCAACCCGGGCGTCGGCGGCGCGCTTGCTGGCGCAGGCGTAGGTCTCGGCGTCGGACAGGGGCTGGCAGGTTCGCTCAACCCGCAGGCTGGCAACAGCGAACTTTCCGCGCTGCAGCAGCAGATGGCCCAGCAGCAGATGATGATGCAGCAGATGATGATGCAGATGATGCAGAATCAGCAGGGTGGCAAACCGGCCGAAGCTGCGCCGGAACCCGAAGCTACGAATCCCACAACGCGTGAGGAAATCCAGGCGTTGATCGACCAGTTGGAAGCACGCCTTGCATCCGGCGAGATCAGCGAAGCAGTGTTCACTCGCTTGGTCGCCAAGTGGGAAGAACGCCTCAAGCAGCTGTAA
- a CDS encoding exo-alpha-sialidase codes for MSSVRVLVGTRKGAFILRSDERRKDWTVDGPHFPGWEVFHVTGTPSDPNRLYASQTSGWFGQVIQRSDDGGATWEAMNNEFVYKGNPGTHQWYDGTQHPWEFKRVWHLEPSPTDPDSVYAGVEDAALFHTSDGGKSWTELAGLRDVKGNLWQPGAGGMCLHTIVISPNDPKRMYVAISAAGAFRTHDGGETWSPINRGLRSEFELPDADAEVGHCVHSIAMHPSRPETLFMQKHWDVMRTDNAGDLWHEVSGNLPSDFGFPIAVHAHEPETIYVVPILSDSYHYPPDGKLRVYRSRSGGNEWEALSNGLPQSDCYVNILRNAFAVDTLESCGVYFGTTGGQVYASADSGDTWAPIVRDLPPVLSVEVQVLP; via the coding sequence ATGAGCAGCGTTCGTGTATTGGTGGGCACGCGCAAAGGCGCATTCATTCTGCGCTCGGACGAACGGCGCAAGGATTGGACGGTCGACGGACCGCACTTTCCGGGATGGGAGGTATTTCACGTCACAGGGACGCCATCGGACCCGAACCGGCTTTATGCATCGCAGACCAGCGGGTGGTTCGGGCAGGTTATCCAGCGTTCCGATGACGGCGGCGCGACGTGGGAGGCGATGAACAACGAGTTCGTCTATAAGGGCAACCCCGGCACGCACCAATGGTACGACGGTACGCAGCACCCGTGGGAGTTCAAGCGTGTCTGGCACTTGGAACCCTCCCCCACTGACCCCGACTCGGTGTACGCTGGCGTCGAGGACGCCGCGCTTTTCCACACTTCCGATGGCGGAAAGTCATGGACCGAACTAGCCGGTCTGCGCGACGTCAAAGGCAATCTATGGCAGCCCGGCGCAGGCGGGATGTGTTTGCACACCATCGTGATTAGCCCCAACGATCCCAAGCGGATGTACGTCGCGATTTCGGCGGCAGGAGCCTTCCGCACTCACGATGGCGGCGAGACATGGAGTCCAATCAACCGTGGCTTGCGGTCGGAATTTGAACTTCCCGACGCCGATGCTGAAGTCGGACACTGTGTCCACAGTATCGCGATGCATCCGTCTCGGCCCGAAACGCTGTTCATGCAGAAGCATTGGGATGTTATGCGCACGGACAACGCCGGCGACTTGTGGCACGAAGTGAGTGGAAACCTCCCATCCGACTTCGGTTTTCCGATCGCGGTGCATGCTCACGAACCCGAGACGATCTATGTCGTCCCGATCCTCAGCGACTCCTACCATTACCCGCCCGATGGCAAGCTACGCGTTTACCGCAGCCGTTCGGGTGGTAACGAATGGGAGGCGCTGAGCAATGGCCTGCCGCAGAGCGACTGCTATGTGAATATCCTGCGCAACGCGTTCGCGGTCGACACCCTCGAGTCGTGTGGCGTATATTTCGGGACAACTGGCGGTCAGGTGTACGCGTCCGCCGACTCCGGAGATACGTGGGCGCCGATCGTCCGCGACCTTCCGCCCGTATTGTCGGTCGAGGTTCAAGTCTTGCCATGA
- a CDS encoding MoaD/ThiS family protein, producing MIRVTLPTHLRTLAQVTGVVELQVEAPVTQRRIIDAIEATYPMLRGTIRDVATHERRAFVRFFAMDEDLSHESPDAEVPPEVANGSQIFRIIGAMAGG from the coding sequence ATGATTCGCGTCACACTTCCGACCCACCTTCGGACACTCGCGCAGGTCACCGGCGTCGTCGAACTCCAAGTCGAAGCCCCAGTGACGCAGCGTCGCATCATAGACGCTATTGAAGCCACATATCCGATGCTTCGCGGGACCATTCGCGATGTGGCGACGCACGAGCGTCGAGCATTCGTTCGATTCTTTGCGATGGACGAGGACCTGTCGCACGAATCGCCGGACGCTGAAGTCCCACCCGAGGTGGCGAACGGGTCGCAGATCTTTCGAATTATCGGGGCAATGGCCGGGGGTTAG
- a CDS encoding 3'-5' exoribonuclease: MRGEWVAIDLETTGLDTAKDKIIEVAAVLFRDGVEVDAFESLVNPRQAIPQIVADLTGISNDTIAGAPEIEAVLPDVIRFVGRRPVVAHMASFDISILRGQHNILPENLVIDTLDLASILMPRTARVNLRSLALELGLELHNAHRALADARASGLLYGRLWELLVTLPRDLIEELASAARQMRWPSTAVFEAAIGETRATVPFRTHLNDLSAEQHVSGPVSAKPVSVDTLFVAGGAVSRAFTEFETRPQQQEMADAIASTVEDGGVLLVEAATGVGKSLAYLFPAAMWARQSGRPVVVSTHTISLQEQLMRSDVPRLQAVLGSDVRATVLKGRSNYLCLANFERFRDRGPRDRDELIMLGRVLVWLNDAGSGDRGELPLRGPQDNALWRRLSADDGFGCNPASCAVTRLGVCPLASAYRRATVADIIIVNHALLATSALDSYIDYDTVVIDEAHNLEGAVTNGASRWLDENMALEPVKQLGSYRRGDLAAVYQRLKALGIDDDTVMRVERFVELVAGSLAGFQAALRMVFQRLVELREHLIDRAGQDQFLGVRVLPAVLREPEFATALAAGRDLNEFADGIGPELEKFNRRIHSIAQETNDSQLRDLVNSLQSQRIALSEAADLLGGLLSDTHDNWVYWLSGGDGQYPIAVNRAPIDIGTALEATLWRRRSVVLTSATLRTGRDSESFDHVKARLQVPPARELALGSPFDYRKSALVYIPTDAPPPSNREGHQRSIDTALIQLAVALNGRVMALFTSHAQVRQTTRNVSARLGMVGIQVFSQSEGGSRQTLIEQFQRADKAVLLGTRSLWEGVDIAGEQLSALLIAKLPFPVPNEPIVAARSEQYADPFNDYSVPEAVLLFRQGFGRLIRSAQDRGIVAVLDSRILTARYGRAFLDSLPDAQVVRGPLDQLGAEAQRWLPDVGKASN, encoded by the coding sequence ATGCGTGGCGAATGGGTCGCGATCGACCTCGAGACAACCGGCCTAGACACGGCAAAGGACAAGATCATCGAGGTCGCCGCCGTTCTCTTTCGGGACGGCGTTGAGGTCGACGCATTCGAGTCGTTGGTCAACCCCCGGCAGGCGATTCCTCAAATCGTCGCAGATCTGACAGGTATATCGAACGATACGATCGCCGGCGCGCCTGAGATCGAAGCCGTGCTGCCGGATGTGATCCGGTTCGTAGGGCGACGTCCGGTCGTCGCGCATATGGCGTCGTTCGACATATCCATACTACGCGGGCAGCACAACATCTTGCCGGAGAACCTCGTGATCGACACGCTCGACTTGGCGTCGATCCTAATGCCGCGAACCGCGCGGGTCAATTTGCGCAGCCTCGCGCTCGAATTGGGCCTCGAGCTGCACAACGCGCACCGGGCGCTGGCGGACGCGCGGGCGAGCGGCCTGCTCTATGGCCGTTTGTGGGAGCTTCTTGTCACCCTGCCGCGCGACCTGATTGAGGAGCTGGCGTCGGCGGCGCGGCAAATGCGCTGGCCGTCGACCGCGGTCTTCGAGGCGGCCATCGGCGAAACGAGGGCCACGGTTCCGTTTCGGACGCACCTGAACGACCTGAGTGCCGAACAGCACGTGAGCGGCCCGGTGTCGGCCAAGCCTGTATCGGTTGACACGCTGTTTGTCGCTGGTGGCGCTGTATCGCGGGCGTTCACCGAGTTTGAGACTCGACCTCAGCAGCAGGAAATGGCCGATGCGATTGCGTCGACGGTCGAAGACGGTGGCGTGCTGTTGGTCGAGGCGGCGACCGGAGTCGGCAAGTCGCTGGCATACCTGTTTCCAGCGGCAATGTGGGCACGCCAAAGCGGACGCCCCGTGGTCGTATCGACCCATACGATCAGCCTTCAGGAGCAATTGATGCGATCGGACGTCCCCCGCCTTCAAGCCGTGCTTGGAAGCGACGTCCGCGCCACCGTCCTCAAAGGACGTTCCAATTACCTGTGCCTCGCGAATTTCGAGCGTTTTCGCGACCGGGGGCCGCGCGACCGCGACGAACTCATTATGCTCGGCCGTGTGCTTGTGTGGCTGAACGATGCGGGGAGCGGCGATCGCGGTGAACTGCCCTTGCGCGGCCCGCAAGACAACGCATTGTGGCGCAGGCTGAGTGCGGACGACGGATTCGGGTGCAATCCCGCCTCGTGTGCGGTCACGCGGCTTGGCGTGTGCCCGCTGGCAAGCGCGTATCGGCGGGCCACGGTCGCCGACATCATCATCGTCAATCACGCGCTGCTGGCGACCTCCGCGCTCGACTCGTACATCGATTACGACACGGTGGTCATCGACGAAGCGCACAATCTCGAAGGTGCGGTGACCAACGGGGCGTCACGCTGGCTTGACGAGAACATGGCCCTCGAGCCGGTCAAACAGCTTGGCAGCTACCGCCGCGGCGACCTCGCGGCCGTGTATCAGCGGCTCAAGGCGCTCGGGATTGACGACGACACCGTGATGCGGGTCGAGCGGTTCGTCGAGCTGGTTGCGGGGTCGCTGGCTGGCTTTCAAGCAGCGCTCAGAATGGTCTTTCAGCGGCTGGTCGAACTCAGGGAACACCTGATCGACCGTGCCGGACAGGACCAGTTTCTTGGTGTTCGTGTGCTTCCTGCCGTATTGCGCGAGCCGGAGTTTGCGACAGCGTTGGCGGCCGGGCGCGATCTAAATGAATTCGCGGATGGGATCGGGCCGGAGCTTGAGAAGTTCAACCGACGCATCCATTCAATCGCGCAAGAAACGAATGACTCGCAGCTCCGCGACCTCGTGAACTCGCTGCAGTCGCAGCGGATCGCGCTGAGCGAAGCCGCGGATCTACTGGGCGGCCTGCTGTCAGACACACACGACAACTGGGTGTACTGGTTAAGCGGCGGAGACGGCCAGTATCCGATCGCGGTCAATCGCGCACCGATCGACATTGGCACAGCCCTTGAAGCGACGTTGTGGCGGCGGCGAAGCGTTGTGCTGACTAGCGCGACGCTGCGCACGGGGCGCGACTCGGAATCGTTCGACCATGTCAAGGCGAGGCTTCAGGTTCCCCCTGCGCGTGAACTTGCGCTTGGGTCGCCGTTTGACTACCGCAAGAGTGCGCTTGTCTACATCCCGACAGATGCGCCACCGCCGAGCAATCGCGAAGGACACCAGCGATCCATCGACACCGCGCTCATTCAGCTTGCGGTGGCGCTCAACGGGCGCGTGATGGCGCTCTTCACCAGCCACGCCCAGGTTCGGCAGACAACTCGGAACGTCTCGGCCCGGCTGGGTATGGTGGGGATACAGGTGTTCTCGCAAAGCGAAGGCGGCAGCCGCCAGACTCTCATCGAGCAGTTCCAGCGCGCGGACAAGGCGGTGCTGCTTGGAACGCGATCGCTGTGGGAGGGCGTGGACATCGCAGGCGAGCAGTTGAGCGCGCTTCTGATCGCCAAGCTGCCATTTCCCGTCCCGAACGAGCCGATCGTGGCGGCCCGCTCCGAGCAGTACGCCGACCCGTTCAACGACTATTCCGTGCCTGAGGCGGTCCTGCTGTTTCGACAGGGCTTTGGCCGGCTCATCCGCTCGGCGCAGGACCGCGGGATTGTCGCGGTTCTGGACAGTCGGATTCTCACGGCCCGTTACGGCCGTGCGTTTCTTGATTCACTGCCCGATGCGCAGGTCGTCAGAGGACCGCTTGACCAGCTTGGTGCAGAGGCGCAGCGTTGGCTCCCGGACGTCGGCAAGGCGTCGAATTAG
- a CDS encoding DEAD/DEAH box helicase, whose translation MHFTDLKLSDPLLKAVNEKGYRTPTPVQQQAIPPVLSGRDLIGCAQTGTGKTAAFALPILERMLAARAQRQSERRAIRVLVLTPTRELASQIEDEFRSFSRYTPFRSAVIFGGVGQNNQVTTLRNGVDILIATPGRLLDLMNQGYVRLDRLDVFVLDEADRMLDMGFIHDVRKVIAALPKRRQTLLFSATMPSVIQELANSILIDPAYVEVTPQATTVELIDQSVFFVGRKDKRALLVHLLKDSQIRRVLVFTRTKHGANKLVEQLDRDSIRADAIHGNKSQSARERALLDFRQGRTRVLVATDIAARGLDIADVTHVINFDLPNEPESYVHRIGRTARAGASGVAYSFCDSEERAYLRDIEKLIRLRVPVVADHPYHALAAAAPANEAPARSTGASSSNGNSARRSRRRRPSRRRDTSHSGSSARPN comes from the coding sequence ATGCACTTCACAGACTTGAAACTAAGTGACCCGCTGCTCAAGGCAGTTAATGAAAAGGGTTACCGTACACCTACGCCTGTTCAACAACAGGCCATTCCGCCGGTACTTTCCGGCCGCGACCTGATCGGGTGCGCGCAAACTGGAACCGGCAAGACCGCCGCCTTCGCGCTTCCCATCCTCGAACGCATGCTGGCGGCGCGTGCACAGCGCCAATCCGAGAGACGAGCCATCCGCGTGCTGGTGCTTACGCCCACGCGCGAACTTGCTTCCCAGATCGAGGACGAATTCAGGTCTTTTAGCCGCTACACCCCGTTCCGATCTGCCGTCATCTTCGGCGGTGTCGGTCAGAACAATCAGGTCACCACGCTTCGCAACGGCGTTGACATCTTGATCGCCACCCCCGGTCGCCTGCTGGACCTGATGAACCAGGGATACGTCCGTCTTGATCGGCTGGACGTGTTTGTCCTCGACGAGGCCGACCGGATGCTGGACATGGGGTTCATCCACGATGTCCGCAAGGTGATTGCGGCGCTACCGAAACGGCGTCAGACATTGCTATTCTCGGCCACTATGCCGTCCGTCATTCAAGAACTGGCAAACTCGATCTTGATCGATCCGGCCTATGTCGAGGTGACTCCACAGGCGACAACGGTCGAACTCATCGATCAGTCCGTCTTCTTTGTCGGCCGCAAAGACAAGCGCGCTCTGCTTGTGCATTTGCTCAAAGACTCGCAGATTCGGCGCGTTCTGGTGTTTACGCGGACCAAACACGGGGCAAACAAGCTTGTCGAGCAGCTCGACCGTGACTCGATCCGTGCGGATGCCATTCACGGGAATAAGTCGCAATCTGCACGCGAACGCGCGCTGCTGGACTTTAGGCAGGGCCGCACTCGCGTCCTTGTAGCGACGGACATCGCGGCGCGCGGTCTGGACATCGCGGACGTCACGCACGTGATCAACTTCGATCTACCGAACGAGCCTGAGAGCTACGTGCACCGCATCGGCCGTACAGCGCGCGCCGGGGCGTCGGGCGTCGCGTATTCGTTCTGCGACAGCGAAGAACGTGCGTACCTGCGCGACATCGAGAAGTTGATCCGCCTGCGTGTGCCGGTGGTCGCAGACCATCCTTATCATGCGCTGGCCGCGGCCGCGCCCGCCAACGAGGCCCCGGCCCGCAGCACCGGCGCTTCGTCGTCGAACGGCAACAGCGCTCGCCGTTCGCGGCGGCGGCGTCCGTCCCGGCGTCGGGACACGTCGCATTCGGGCTCGTCTGCCCGTCCAAACTAG
- the sugE gene encoding quaternary ammonium compound efflux SMR transporter SugE, producing MAWVILFVAGLLETVWAVTLKQSEGFTKPVPTVIFFISLVLSMVLLSQALKSLPVGTAYAIWTGIGAAGTAVLGMLFFGESREVLKLLSLLMLVGGIVGLRLTSTQ from the coding sequence ATGGCTTGGGTCATCCTATTCGTCGCGGGACTCCTCGAAACAGTGTGGGCGGTGACGTTGAAGCAGTCGGAAGGCTTCACAAAACCCGTTCCAACCGTCATCTTCTTCATCTCCCTCGTGCTCAGCATGGTACTGCTCTCACAAGCCCTGAAGTCTCTGCCGGTCGGAACTGCCTATGCAATCTGGACGGGCATTGGCGCCGCCGGAACTGCGGTGCTTGGGATGCTCTTCTTCGGGGAGTCACGAGAGGTTCTGAAGCTGCTGTCGCTGCTGATGCTTGTCGGGGGCATCGTTGGATTGCGCTTGACCAGCACCCAATAA
- a CDS encoding FAD-binding protein, with protein sequence MNTQPEHNWSGNYSYRAERVVYPRTIADLQGILATNARVGVVSTRHTFNAIADTEGTLVSLRDFETDIQLDSQAGRVTVTGCVTYGQLASYLDERGYALHNMASLPHISVIGACMTATHGSGQEQGNLATAVEEIEFVAADGTNHRRNRKDHPDEFPGLVVGLGAYGIVTRITLKVVQRFEMRQNVYLDLPLEQAVAQFDAIQASAYSVSFFTDWSSDRINQVWLKSVMPGDSDTGGPLRDLGASPAGSNVHPLPGSSAEPCTEQMGVIGAWHERLPHFRVGFTPSAGEEIQTEYFIDRAQFGRAAHLLRELGPTLAPVLFISEIRTVAADDLWMSPHYERASVGIHFTWKPMQADVERLASLVEEKLAPLNLRPHWGKVYTLAPNYVRAQYDRRHDFEQLVRRYDPNGKFSNSFLTRYVL encoded by the coding sequence ATGAACACGCAACCCGAACACAATTGGTCAGGCAATTACAGCTATCGCGCGGAACGCGTGGTCTATCCGCGTACCATTGCAGATTTACAGGGCATCCTCGCCACAAACGCGCGAGTCGGCGTTGTGAGTACGCGTCACACGTTCAACGCCATCGCCGACACCGAGGGCACGCTGGTCTCTCTCAGGGACTTCGAGACCGACATCCAACTCGATTCACAGGCGGGCCGGGTCACGGTTACGGGATGCGTTACGTATGGGCAGCTCGCTAGCTATTTGGACGAGCGTGGATATGCGCTGCACAACATGGCGTCGCTCCCGCACATCTCCGTTATCGGCGCGTGTATGACGGCAACGCACGGCTCCGGTCAAGAGCAAGGCAACCTTGCCACGGCTGTGGAGGAAATCGAGTTTGTCGCCGCAGATGGCACGAATCATCGGCGCAACCGCAAGGATCACCCGGATGAGTTCCCCGGCCTTGTCGTTGGGCTTGGCGCCTACGGCATCGTAACGCGCATAACCTTGAAGGTCGTGCAACGATTCGAGATGCGCCAGAACGTCTACCTCGATCTACCGCTTGAGCAGGCGGTTGCGCAGTTCGACGCTATTCAGGCGAGCGCGTACAGTGTGAGCTTCTTCACGGACTGGTCGAGCGACCGGATCAATCAGGTTTGGTTGAAATCGGTTATGCCCGGCGACTCAGACACGGGCGGGCCGCTGCGCGATCTGGGCGCATCACCGGCCGGCAGCAATGTCCACCCCCTGCCGGGTTCAAGTGCCGAGCCGTGCACTGAACAGATGGGAGTTATTGGCGCGTGGCATGAGCGTCTGCCGCACTTTCGCGTTGGATTCACGCCCAGTGCCGGCGAAGAGATCCAGACCGAGTACTTCATCGACCGCGCACAATTCGGGCGGGCTGCCCATCTGCTGCGCGAGCTTGGCCCAACGCTTGCACCTGTGCTGTTTATCTCCGAGATCCGAACTGTTGCCGCCGACGACCTCTGGATGAGCCCGCATTACGAACGAGCAAGCGTTGGCATCCATTTCACGTGGAAGCCCATGCAAGCCGACGTCGAGCGGCTGGCGTCGCTTGTCGAAGAGAAGTTGGCGCCTTTGAACCTTCGCCCACATTGGGGAAAAGTGTATACCCTTGCGCCGAACTACGTACGTGCCCAGTACGATCGGCGCCACGACTTTGAACAACTTGTACGCCGGTACGATCCTAACGGAAAGTTCTCGAATTCGTTCCTGACGCGATACGTCCTTTAG